A part of Haladaptatus sp. R4 genomic DNA contains:
- a CDS encoding FkbM family methyltransferase: MRDLERFIAQSRPWKWCKRTGIAPALSTLYWHAKLAIHLWSTTVTIDGVTTEFATDSRTEYHRASSLVGEQAVIESLLQDVRESDVVYDIGANIGTHTCFVGKRLRSGRVVAFEPMPTNAVRLRHNLSANVPIDRWEVAEIALSDEDGIGSLAIRSLNYGEGKHSLSVDGELDIDVYRGETLVEEGRYPSPDILKIDVEGAELQVLRGFESILPDIRVVYAELHHELSQHYDTTTEEIEAYLRDHGFDVERLSERSDAYHIRATRSQT; the protein is encoded by the coding sequence ATGCGTGATTTAGAGCGGTTTATCGCCCAAAGCCGCCCTTGGAAATGGTGTAAGCGGACGGGTATCGCACCAGCACTGTCAACGCTCTACTGGCACGCCAAACTCGCAATTCATCTCTGGTCTACTACGGTGACGATCGACGGTGTTACCACTGAATTCGCGACAGATTCTCGAACCGAGTATCACAGAGCATCCTCGCTCGTCGGCGAACAGGCTGTCATCGAATCCTTGCTCCAGGACGTTCGAGAGTCGGATGTGGTGTACGATATCGGTGCGAACATCGGGACACACACGTGCTTTGTCGGAAAGCGTCTCCGGAGCGGGAGGGTCGTTGCATTCGAACCGATGCCGACGAACGCGGTTCGTCTCCGACACAACCTCTCCGCGAACGTCCCCATCGATCGGTGGGAGGTCGCCGAAATCGCCCTCTCGGACGAGGACGGGATCGGATCGCTTGCGATCCGGAGTCTCAATTACGGCGAAGGAAAACACTCCCTCTCGGTCGATGGCGAACTCGACATCGATGTGTATCGGGGCGAAACGCTCGTCGAAGAGGGTCGGTATCCATCCCCCGATATTCTCAAAATAGACGTCGAAGGTGCCGAGTTACAGGTTCTCCGTGGATTCGAATCAATCCTTCCGGACATTCGTGTCGTGTATGCTGAACTTCATCACGAACTCAGCCAACACTACGACACCACGACAGAGGAAATCGAGGCGTATCTCCGCGATCACGGATTCGACGTCGAACGGCTGAGCGAGCGGTCCGATGCCTATCACATTCGGGCGACTCGGTCCCAAACCTGA
- a CDS encoding lipopolysaccharide biosynthesis protein, with translation MSSRSPLELFQSLKRVLSPRGGVSERAVKSGIWASMANFIGRGLQLVKLIVLANILTPVQFGLVAYALLTLAAMRRLSNLGIKEALIQKEEDGVNEYLDTAWTLTVIRGTILSIIGYLGAPYIATFFGAGPPATEVIRVMSLIPFLTGIQNPGIVYFQKNLDYDKQFVYQVGKAVVAVGVTIGLAYLWESVWALVVGDIAGVLTATALSYVLHDYKPWPSIDREQTKELVGYGKWITASGIVVFLTTEGDDMFVGWLLGNAAIGIYQYSYKVSNAPATEVTKVLSSVIFPTYSKLQNDASNLRRAFFKTVQLATFVSIPLAVGIVAVAPVFVDAFLGAEWQPAVQIMQLLALWGMLRSIGSTTGPLFQAVGKPDIATKIQVGKLVILVIAIYPVTEAYGIVGTSALIVGSGLFFSEPVATYLAVREVEGSYRQFLRLLFYPLTASLGMLAVVTFVGARLPFGGVPKFVVMVATGAVFYGMAILVMETWANYGIRDVFQTMAGAIGE, from the coding sequence ATGAGCAGCAGATCACCGCTCGAATTGTTTCAGTCGCTAAAGCGCGTGTTGTCACCCCGGGGCGGCGTCTCGGAACGGGCAGTGAAAAGCGGCATCTGGGCGTCGATGGCGAACTTCATCGGACGGGGACTACAACTCGTCAAGCTAATCGTCCTCGCAAACATCCTGACACCGGTACAGTTCGGGTTGGTCGCGTACGCGTTGTTGACGTTGGCCGCCATGCGACGCTTGTCGAATCTCGGTATCAAAGAGGCGCTCATTCAAAAAGAGGAGGACGGCGTCAACGAGTACCTCGACACTGCGTGGACGTTGACGGTGATTCGTGGCACGATCCTCTCGATAATCGGGTATCTCGGCGCACCGTACATCGCGACGTTTTTCGGGGCGGGACCACCGGCGACGGAGGTCATACGGGTGATGTCGTTGATACCGTTTTTGACGGGTATCCAGAATCCCGGTATCGTCTATTTCCAGAAAAATCTGGATTATGATAAGCAGTTCGTCTATCAGGTCGGAAAAGCAGTCGTCGCGGTCGGTGTCACGATCGGGTTGGCGTACCTGTGGGAAAGCGTCTGGGCACTCGTCGTCGGCGACATCGCGGGCGTGCTGACGGCAACGGCGTTATCGTACGTCCTTCACGACTACAAACCGTGGCCGAGTATCGATAGGGAGCAAACGAAGGAACTCGTCGGTTACGGGAAATGGATTACTGCGTCCGGCATCGTCGTCTTTCTCACGACGGAAGGGGACGATATGTTCGTCGGATGGTTACTTGGGAACGCTGCCATCGGAATCTACCAGTACTCGTACAAAGTTTCGAACGCTCCGGCGACGGAAGTGACGAAGGTACTATCGAGCGTCATCTTCCCGACCTACTCGAAACTCCAGAACGACGCTTCGAACCTCCGTCGCGCGTTTTTCAAGACGGTACAACTGGCGACGTTCGTCTCGATCCCACTCGCCGTGGGTATCGTCGCTGTCGCGCCCGTATTCGTCGATGCGTTTCTCGGGGCGGAGTGGCAACCCGCAGTCCAAATAATGCAGTTGCTCGCGCTGTGGGGTATGCTTCGCTCGATCGGTTCGACGACGGGGCCGTTGTTTCAAGCGGTCGGGAAACCCGATATCGCCACCAAGATACAAGTCGGAAAGCTGGTCATCCTCGTGATCGCGATCTATCCAGTAACCGAAGCCTACGGTATCGTCGGAACGAGTGCGCTCATCGTCGGGAGCGGGCTGTTCTTCTCGGAACCGGTCGCGACGTACCTCGCCGTCCGTGAGGTCGAGGGAAGCTATCGTCAGTTCCTTCGTCTCCTTTTTTATCCGCTCACGGCAAGCCTCGGGATGCTCGCCGTCGTAACCTTCGTGGGCGCACGACTCCCCTTCGGAGGAGTTCCGAAGTTCGTCGTCATGGTCGCCACCGGCGCGGTGTTCTACGGGATGGCCATCCTTGTGATGGAGACCTGGGCGAACTACGGAATCCGAGACGTGTTCCAAACGATGGCCGGTGCCATCGGAGAATGA
- a CDS encoding asparagine synthase-related protein: protein MNKEIFGVFGDKDEFERFRSEREFDDIVTSEVATVGIRDTGLGIPGRSASYSGDLGSCIIWGEAYPNKRGWSEPARWLLEQYVEKGKDAVRDLNGSYLAFIQHEGETVVITDPIRSWECFYTDDPGVRVFGSDAAAVAKTIDNPTMRRQSVGEFLHMGVVLGDKTLFHELSRTPFDGYLTPNSVNELDRFVYDEQEMDYVDELADRLQRAIRLRSRQPGKKGLLLSAGYDSRTLLSQLPKIDHTYTVGMPDAQEVKVARRLAKQYGVDHTTLVTNDRYITPGEQKVRDTNGIKESIHIHHAGYNSEIEVDTMYHALLFDTLLKGFGHKRTELKLFGKTIPTKRMEPNPDPVEASLDNFGYLPDHSAELAEQYTSDSDAAGKFVRNAIDAEFDRCWSRTDDVQNALALFSIRNQPTIPSRTHLADNYLESFIAADTELLQWHLQTPPEYRNTSTVIRAIRQLDEDLFRHRPPDRPYTSTLLSEMERFARRKIPFVTEYQSAWPDRQKVYDRYNLDQRLFPEHETIHELPSRHKLRINDMVGWVAQCSENRVNPTDVLHLPTEAKNTDDAGSKTNGADEVPSEN, encoded by the coding sequence ATGAACAAAGAGATATTTGGTGTTTTCGGTGATAAGGATGAGTTCGAACGGTTCCGCTCCGAGCGGGAGTTCGACGATATCGTGACGAGTGAAGTCGCGACCGTCGGAATTCGGGATACGGGGCTCGGGATTCCAGGCCGGAGCGCCTCCTATTCCGGCGACCTCGGATCGTGTATCATTTGGGGGGAAGCGTACCCCAACAAACGAGGGTGGTCCGAACCCGCCCGCTGGCTGTTGGAACAGTACGTAGAGAAGGGAAAAGACGCCGTTCGGGATCTCAACGGATCGTATCTCGCATTCATCCAACACGAGGGGGAAACGGTCGTCATCACCGATCCGATTCGGTCGTGGGAGTGTTTCTACACCGACGATCCGGGTGTTCGCGTGTTCGGGTCCGACGCGGCTGCCGTCGCAAAAACCATCGATAATCCCACGATGCGTCGCCAGTCCGTGGGTGAATTTCTCCACATGGGCGTCGTTCTGGGGGACAAGACGCTGTTTCACGAGCTCAGCCGAACGCCGTTCGACGGCTACCTGACTCCGAACAGTGTGAACGAGCTCGATAGGTTCGTCTACGACGAACAGGAGATGGACTACGTGGACGAACTCGCGGACCGCCTCCAGCGTGCGATTCGTCTCCGTTCGCGCCAACCCGGCAAGAAGGGATTGCTACTGTCAGCGGGGTACGACTCGCGGACGCTTCTGTCCCAACTTCCCAAGATCGATCACACGTACACCGTCGGGATGCCGGACGCACAGGAGGTGAAGGTCGCCCGTCGGCTGGCAAAGCAGTACGGTGTCGATCACACGACGCTAGTGACGAACGACCGTTACATCACACCCGGCGAGCAGAAGGTCCGGGACACCAACGGCATCAAGGAGTCGATTCATATCCACCACGCGGGCTACAACAGCGAGATAGAGGTGGACACGATGTACCACGCTCTCCTGTTCGATACGCTGTTGAAGGGCTTCGGTCACAAGCGGACGGAGCTGAAGTTGTTCGGGAAGACGATTCCAACGAAGCGGATGGAGCCGAATCCCGACCCGGTCGAGGCTTCGCTCGATAACTTCGGGTACCTCCCCGATCACAGTGCTGAACTCGCCGAACAGTACACGTCGGACTCGGATGCCGCCGGAAAGTTCGTCCGGAACGCCATCGACGCCGAATTCGATCGCTGTTGGAGTCGAACCGACGACGTCCAGAACGCCCTCGCGCTGTTCAGTATCCGAAACCAGCCGACGATTCCGTCCCGAACCCACCTCGCGGACAACTATCTCGAATCGTTCATCGCGGCCGACACGGAACTGCTGCAATGGCACCTCCAAACACCGCCGGAGTACCGCAACACGTCCACGGTGATTCGGGCGATTCGACAACTGGATGAGGACCTGTTCCGTCACCGTCCGCCGGACCGTCCGTACACCTCGACGCTCCTGTCGGAGATGGAGCGGTTCGCACGCCGAAAGATTCCGTTCGTTACGGAATATCAGTCTGCGTGGCCCGACCGTCAGAAAGTGTACGACCGCTACAACCTCGACCAGCGGTTGTTCCCCGAGCACGAAACGATCCACGAGTTGCCCTCACGGCACAAACTCAGGATCAACGATATGGTCGGATGGGTCGCCCAATGTTCGGAGAACAGGGTCAACCCGACGGACGTGCTGCATCTGCCGACGGAAGCCAAAAACACGGACGATGCGGGGTCTAAAACGAACGGAGCGGACGAGGTTCCGTCGGAGAACTGA
- a CDS encoding DUF1616 domain-containing protein, with amino-acid sequence MSTNSRWWFLDLTLALVLTAVGGAASYMGIGGRLQVALVVPLVVFLPGYVLVSALFPEGGDNDDRSFKPSENISAYAIGGTVRVALAATLSVAIVPMIAALANFTPWGVRLHPILYGIVIFTAVTGVVAFVRRLRVPAENRYSPGLPGLLFSPADRSNGGLTMALNVGIVISVLLLASSAGYAVLHPPQPEPFTEFHPQTNKIDGNTQTMYQSDLASDGVTVNIQNHEGETVQYTVVALLQRVEDGKVTDQSQFAKEQVTVDAGQKKQVTLTGDPALSGDNVRVQLYLYNGPASGQPDEQARIWPVSKSASSDQGDSSDQNQGSDNGQETTQQQTTERQTTAQQTTHQTTQRQSTSTSSRTSSTSSTSTTGGTTTTNGGGISTTSSTTTTTTDDGGFF; translated from the coding sequence ATGAGTACGAATAGCCGCTGGTGGTTTCTCGACCTCACGCTGGCGCTTGTGCTGACTGCTGTCGGCGGTGCCGCTTCGTATATGGGGATCGGCGGACGATTACAGGTCGCGCTCGTGGTCCCGCTCGTCGTCTTCTTACCGGGGTACGTTCTCGTCTCGGCGCTGTTCCCGGAAGGAGGGGACAACGATGACCGGTCGTTCAAGCCGAGCGAAAACATCTCGGCGTACGCCATCGGAGGAACTGTGCGAGTCGCGCTCGCAGCAACCCTCAGCGTCGCCATCGTCCCGATGATAGCCGCGCTGGCGAACTTCACGCCATGGGGGGTTCGTCTGCACCCGATTTTGTACGGTATCGTGATTTTCACCGCAGTGACCGGTGTCGTCGCGTTCGTCCGTCGGTTACGCGTGCCAGCGGAAAATCGGTACTCACCCGGTCTTCCCGGACTGTTGTTCAGTCCGGCGGATCGTTCGAACGGCGGATTGACGATGGCACTGAACGTGGGTATCGTCATCAGCGTCCTTCTGCTCGCATCTAGCGCCGGATACGCCGTACTTCACCCGCCACAACCGGAGCCGTTCACCGAGTTCCATCCGCAGACGAACAAGATAGACGGCAACACACAGACGATGTATCAGTCGGACCTCGCCTCGGACGGTGTGACCGTCAATATTCAGAACCACGAGGGTGAAACCGTACAGTACACCGTCGTCGCCCTCCTCCAGCGAGTCGAAGACGGGAAAGTGACGGACCAATCCCAGTTTGCGAAAGAACAGGTAACGGTCGATGCGGGACAGAAAAAGCAGGTGACGCTCACCGGCGACCCAGCGTTGTCCGGCGACAACGTTCGAGTTCAACTCTATCTGTACAATGGACCGGCGTCGGGGCAACCGGACGAACAGGCGCGCATTTGGCCGGTTTCGAAGAGTGCCTCCTCGGACCAAGGCGACAGTAGCGACCAGAATCAGGGGTCGGACAACGGTCAGGAGACCACCCAACAACAAACGACGGAACGACAAACGACGGCCCAGCAGACGACCCACCAGACGACGCAGCGGCAGAGTACCTCGACGAGTTCGCGGACGTCGTCCACAAGCAGTACGTCCACGACGGGGGGAACGACCACGACCAACGGAGGCGGCATCTCGACGACATCGAGTACCACGACGACGACCACTGACGACGGCGGCTTCTTCTAA
- a CDS encoding NAD-dependent epimerase/dehydratase family protein, with product MQGKRVLVTGGAGFIGSNLANHLAKQNEVVAIDDGYLGVEENLDDDVEFHERSVLEDDLPTDVDVVFHLAALSSYAMHEENPTKGARVNIEGFVNTVEQARNDGCDTVVYATTSSIYGSRTEPSPESMDVEARTGYEASKLARERYAEYFAHHYDMNMAGMRFFSVYQGYGGAEEHKGEFANIIAQFADDIAHGESPEVYGDGSQTRDFTYITDIVSGLETAAENELTGVYNLGTGESYDFNTVVEYINDELGTDVEPVYVENPIPDDVYVHDTMADVTKFTTETGWEPEVSFEEGVHRVCEQYE from the coding sequence ATGCAGGGAAAACGCGTTCTCGTAACCGGCGGTGCCGGATTTATCGGCTCGAACCTCGCTAACCATCTCGCCAAACAGAACGAAGTCGTCGCGATCGACGATGGCTATCTCGGAGTCGAGGAGAACCTCGACGACGACGTCGAGTTCCACGAACGGAGCGTCCTCGAAGACGACCTCCCGACCGACGTGGACGTGGTCTTCCATCTCGCTGCGCTCTCGTCCTACGCGATGCACGAGGAGAACCCGACGAAAGGTGCACGGGTGAACATCGAAGGGTTCGTCAACACCGTCGAGCAGGCTCGGAACGACGGCTGTGATACCGTCGTGTACGCGACGACGTCGTCCATCTACGGTAGTCGGACGGAGCCATCCCCGGAATCCATGGACGTGGAAGCCCGGACGGGCTACGAGGCGTCCAAACTGGCCCGCGAACGCTACGCCGAGTACTTCGCCCACCACTACGACATGAACATGGCCGGAATGCGATTTTTCTCCGTCTATCAGGGCTACGGCGGCGCGGAAGAGCACAAAGGGGAGTTCGCCAACATCATCGCCCAGTTCGCCGACGACATCGCTCACGGCGAATCGCCGGAGGTCTACGGCGACGGAAGTCAGACACGCGACTTCACGTACATCACGGACATCGTCAGCGGACTGGAAACCGCGGCAGAGAACGAACTGACCGGCGTCTACAATCTCGGCACCGGCGAGAGCTACGACTTCAACACCGTGGTCGAGTACATCAACGACGAACTCGGCACGGACGTCGAACCCGTCTACGTCGAGAATCCCATTCCGGACGACGTGTACGTCCACGACACGATGGCGGACGTGACCAAGTTCACTACCGAAACCGGCTGGGAACCCGAAGTCAGCTTCGAGGAAGGCGTCCACCGCGTTTGCGAGCAGTACGAATAG
- a CDS encoding glycosyltransferase family 2 protein, whose protein sequence is MYEGHTIGVVVPAYNEEGFVGDVLDSLPDFVDRVYAVDDASTDGTWDEIRAHATIERAPRAGESDDAVNGVVAIQHAVNRGAGAAIKTGYLAAREDGTDITVTVDADGQMDPDIMTRFLDPIVTGDAEYTKGDRLSNSELREEMPRFRLLGNWLLTGLTRIASGYWDITDPQNGYTAISLPALEAIDLEGMYEYYGYCNDILVKLNVAGMRVADVDMPATYGDEESSIQYGDYIPKVSLMLLRNFFWRLGARYRTHPLGIAYLFGIVSGLAGIALGVRALGSTLTGTKNDDARKSLTSLLVGVVGIIVGIVLDRRQNP, encoded by the coding sequence ATGTACGAAGGGCACACGATAGGCGTCGTCGTGCCCGCGTACAACGAAGAAGGGTTCGTTGGCGATGTTCTCGACTCGCTCCCCGACTTCGTGGACCGTGTCTACGCTGTTGACGACGCCTCGACCGACGGTACGTGGGACGAAATTAGAGCACACGCAACCATCGAGCGTGCACCCCGTGCAGGGGAGAGTGACGACGCCGTCAACGGCGTCGTCGCCATTCAGCATGCGGTGAACCGAGGGGCCGGAGCGGCGATCAAAACGGGGTATCTCGCGGCCCGCGAGGACGGGACGGACATCACCGTCACCGTCGATGCGGACGGACAGATGGACCCCGATATAATGACTCGGTTTCTCGACCCGATCGTGACCGGAGACGCCGAGTACACGAAAGGCGACCGTCTTTCGAACTCGGAACTCCGCGAAGAGATGCCACGATTCCGCCTGCTCGGAAACTGGTTGTTGACCGGGTTGACGCGCATCGCCAGCGGCTACTGGGACATCACTGATCCACAGAACGGGTACACAGCGATCTCGTTGCCAGCGCTGGAGGCTATCGATCTCGAAGGGATGTACGAGTACTACGGCTACTGCAACGACATCCTCGTGAAGCTGAACGTCGCCGGCATGCGGGTCGCGGACGTGGATATGCCCGCGACGTACGGTGACGAGGAGAGCAGTATCCAGTACGGCGACTACATCCCCAAGGTGTCGCTCATGCTCCTCAGAAACTTCTTCTGGCGGCTCGGGGCACGCTACCGAACTCACCCGCTCGGTATCGCCTATCTCTTCGGCATCGTCAGCGGATTAGCGGGGATCGCACTCGGTGTCCGAGCGTTGGGCTCGACCCTCACCGGGACGAAGAACGACGACGCACGCAAATCGCTCACGTCGCTTCTCGTCGGCGTCGTCGGAATCATCGTCGGAATCGTCCTCGACAGGAGGCAGAACCCATGA
- a CDS encoding nucleotide sugar dehydrogenase, with amino-acid sequence MNSTIGDIDSQPDYAGSDESDVTEAREATICVVGLGYVGLPLAVGFDQEGYNVVGFDIDDSKVETLRGGTDTTGDLGDEAIAESEITYTNDPDEITRADYVMIAVPTPVDENDQPSLDFVVAAGKTVGEHISPDTTVILESTVFPGATREVLVPAIEEASGLTCGVDFFVGYSPERATPGDPEHGLRDVVKVVGGMNDEVRDDIAELYATVIDAGVHKADSMEVAEASKVVENVQRDLNIALVNELAMAFDSMDMDIDTRSVLEASGTKWNFHDYRPGLVGGHCIPVDPYFFIHRSKQSGFSPKLIQQSRDVNEAMPAHLSNMMIKELNRAGKTLRDSRVLILGLTYKPDVADIRTSKVDGIIRQLQEFDIETVGYDPHGDNELMREKFGISVEEDDDFSFDGYDGIVLATPHQDFYDFDLEEMADRMNDDPVFIDVTGAFNAEKVFDAGFAYRRV; translated from the coding sequence ATGAACTCGACGATAGGAGACATCGACAGCCAGCCGGATTACGCTGGAAGTGATGAGAGCGACGTAACAGAGGCCCGGGAAGCGACGATCTGTGTCGTCGGTCTCGGCTACGTTGGACTCCCGTTGGCAGTCGGATTCGACCAAGAAGGGTACAACGTCGTCGGCTTCGACATTGACGACAGCAAAGTCGAAACCCTTCGCGGCGGCACTGACACCACGGGCGACCTCGGAGACGAGGCCATCGCTGAGAGCGAAATCACGTACACGAACGACCCCGATGAGATCACCCGTGCGGATTACGTGATGATCGCGGTTCCGACGCCGGTCGACGAAAACGACCAACCCAGCCTCGACTTCGTGGTGGCTGCCGGAAAAACTGTGGGCGAACACATCTCCCCCGACACGACCGTCATTCTCGAATCCACGGTCTTCCCGGGAGCGACCCGTGAAGTCCTCGTTCCCGCAATCGAAGAAGCGTCCGGACTGACCTGCGGTGTGGACTTCTTCGTCGGCTACTCGCCGGAGCGCGCAACGCCCGGCGACCCGGAGCACGGTCTCCGCGACGTCGTGAAAGTCGTGGGCGGAATGAACGACGAGGTTCGTGACGATATCGCCGAACTGTACGCGACCGTCATCGACGCGGGTGTTCACAAAGCGGACTCCATGGAAGTCGCGGAAGCGAGCAAAGTGGTAGAAAACGTCCAGCGTGACCTGAATATCGCGCTCGTGAACGAACTGGCGATGGCCTTCGACAGCATGGATATGGACATCGACACGCGTTCAGTCCTTGAAGCGTCGGGGACGAAGTGGAACTTCCACGACTACCGCCCAGGACTGGTCGGTGGTCACTGCATCCCCGTCGATCCGTACTTCTTCATCCATCGTTCCAAGCAGTCTGGATTCTCGCCCAAACTCATCCAGCAGAGCCGTGACGTCAACGAAGCCATGCCTGCCCACCTCTCTAACATGATGATAAAGGAGCTGAACCGGGCAGGAAAGACGCTTCGAGACAGTCGCGTCCTCATCCTCGGGCTGACCTACAAGCCGGACGTGGCCGACATCCGCACGTCCAAAGTGGACGGCATCATTCGTCAGCTCCAGGAGTTCGACATCGAGACCGTCGGTTACGATCCACACGGTGACAACGAACTCATGCGTGAGAAGTTCGGCATCTCCGTGGAGGAGGACGACGACTTCTCCTTCGACGGATACGACGGCATCGTCCTCGCCACGCCGCATCAGGATTTCTACGATTTCGACTTGGAGGAGATGGCGGACCGGATGAACGACGATCCCGTCTTCATCGACGTAACTGGCGCGTTCAACGCCGAGAAAGTATTCGACGCCGGATTCGCTTACCGGAGGGTGTAG
- a CDS encoding helix-turn-helix domain-containing protein — MTGTKTCREISLSPNGVQQINFSFGSISTNASGRQNAVATVKDGEKVIAQQTVPVYLMVKTGDDDGDDLTNKKEIKLGTNVTSKDTDKDGLEDGEEVNNYGTNATKADTDGDGLRDRQEISIGSNPTQEDTDADGLSDKREYELGTNVSNADTDGDGLTDVSEVNGTTKPTMADSDKDGLNDSVEVAGATDPMKPDTDEDGLEDGKEKKLGTDPTKADTDGDGLSDGTEQKLGTDPLKRDTDGDGLSDGFEHSFGTNPNSRVLTGGLYLVFLSLLVGMALLVQRNGTEWLPTLLGGESSRDGEPKPEPHLQDGKVTTDADRVLKLLRENGGRLPQGEIIERTGWSKSKVSRLLSKMEDRKQVSKINIGRKNIVILYGQEPGNTNNTSEKPQ; from the coding sequence TTGACGGGTACGAAGACGTGTCGAGAGATATCGCTCTCCCCCAACGGCGTCCAACAGATCAACTTCAGCTTCGGGAGTATTTCGACGAACGCGAGTGGACGACAGAACGCTGTTGCGACGGTCAAAGACGGAGAGAAGGTCATCGCACAGCAAACGGTTCCCGTCTATCTCATGGTGAAGACGGGCGATGACGATGGGGACGACCTGACCAACAAGAAGGAGATCAAGCTCGGAACGAACGTTACGAGCAAGGATACCGACAAGGACGGGCTCGAAGACGGCGAAGAAGTGAACAACTACGGGACGAACGCGACGAAAGCGGATACGGACGGGGACGGACTCCGCGACAGACAAGAGATAAGCATCGGGTCGAATCCGACCCAGGAGGATACCGACGCGGACGGGTTGTCAGATAAGCGAGAGTACGAACTCGGAACGAACGTCAGTAACGCCGATACCGACGGTGATGGATTGACCGACGTTTCGGAGGTGAACGGCACGACCAAACCCACGATGGCGGACAGCGACAAGGACGGATTGAACGACAGCGTGGAGGTCGCAGGTGCCACGGATCCGATGAAACCCGATACCGACGAGGATGGGTTGGAAGATGGAAAAGAGAAGAAACTCGGAACGGATCCGACGAAAGCGGACACCGACGGGGACGGACTCAGTGACGGGACGGAACAGAAACTCGGAACGGATCCGTTGAAGCGAGATACCGACGGTGATGGACTCAGTGACGGGTTCGAACACAGCTTCGGGACGAACCCGAACAGTCGCGTTCTCACTGGTGGTCTGTACCTCGTCTTCCTGAGTTTACTCGTCGGGATGGCGCTGTTGGTTCAGCGGAACGGAACCGAATGGCTCCCGACGCTACTCGGGGGCGAGAGCAGTCGGGACGGAGAACCCAAACCCGAGCCGCACCTACAGGATGGGAAAGTGACGACGGACGCGGATCGCGTCTTAAAACTCCTGCGAGAGAACGGCGGTCGACTTCCACAGGGAGAGATCATCGAGCGGACGGGTTGGTCGAAATCGAAGGTGAGCCGCCTCCTTTCGAAGATGGAAGACAGGAAACAGGTGAGTAAGATAAATATCGGCCGGAAGAACATCGTCATCCTCTACGGACAGGAACCTGGGAATACAAATAACACGTCCGAAAAACCGCAGTAG